One genomic region from Methanocaldococcus fervens AG86 encodes:
- a CDS encoding molybdenum cofactor guanylyltransferase, translated as MIHIIGGIILSGGKGKRIGGKKPFRIFNGKYLIEYPSDVLKSLNIPFVTVFAKNSIDLFKEKEYLIKYKCIISFDLIEDKGPLMGILCGMRALNTKWFVVLPCDCPYISIEALKNLISKIDTAEKNNNLCIIPKHENGYIEPLFALYKRDSLHILNNIIMEDKNLSIRYFISHLNPLYVKAEELDETKRIFKNINTIEELKNVE; from the coding sequence GTGATACATATTATTGGGGGCATAATTTTATCCGGTGGTAAGGGGAAGAGAATTGGCGGAAAGAAGCCATTTAGAATTTTTAATGGAAAATATTTGATAGAATATCCATCAGATGTTTTAAAAAGTTTGAATATACCTTTTGTTACTGTATTTGCAAAAAATTCTATTGATTTATTTAAAGAGAAAGAATACTTAATTAAATACAAATGCATAATATCGTTTGATTTAATTGAAGATAAAGGACCTTTAATGGGAATTTTATGTGGTATGAGGGCTTTAAATACTAAGTGGTTTGTTGTTTTGCCATGTGATTGCCCATACATAAGTATAGAAGCTTTAAAAAACTTAATATCAAAGATAGATACAGCTGAAAAAAATAACAATTTATGCATAATCCCAAAACATGAAAATGGATATATTGAGCCGTTATTTGCCTTATATAAGAGAGACTCTTTACATATATTAAATAACATTATTATGGAGGATAAAAACTTATCGATTAGGTATTTTATATCGCATTTAAATCCTTTATATGTAAAAGCGGAAGAATTAGATGAAACTAAAAGAATTTTCAAAAATATAAACACGATTGAGGAGTTGAAAAATGTTGAGTAA
- a CDS encoding PFL family protein, giving the protein MFRPEEIIETIKMIKMENLDLRTVTLGISLRDCVSKDLDELKENIYNKITTSAENLVETAERVSEKYGIPIVNKRIAVTPISLVVGGAIKDLDKEGKINACVEVGEVLDKAAKKVKVDFLGGYSALVHKDATKEDMALIDSIPFMMEKTERVCSSVNVASTKTGINMDAVKRMGEVIKETAFRTEKAIGCAKLVVFANAPEDNPFMAGAFHGVGEGDKVINVGVSGPGVVRAVIEKLPDADFGTLANEIKKVAFKITRVGELIGREVSKELGVKFGVVDLSLAPTPARGDSIANILEAMGLEKCGTHGSTAALALLNDAVKKGGAMATSYVGGLSGAFIPVSEDSGMVEAVEAGALSLEKLEAMTCVCSVGIDMVAIPGDTPASTISAIIADEMAIGVINNKTTAVRIIPVPGKKAGEYVDYGGLLGKAPIMEVNKYSSEKFIKRGGRIPAPLQALTN; this is encoded by the coding sequence ATGTTCAGACCAGAAGAAATCATAGAAACAATCAAAATGATTAAGATGGAAAACTTAGATTTGAGAACTGTAACCTTAGGTATAAGCTTAAGAGATTGCGTTTCAAAAGATTTAGATGAGTTGAAAGAAAACATATACAACAAAATAACAACTTCAGCTGAGAATTTGGTTGAAACAGCTGAAAGAGTTTCAGAGAAGTATGGCATTCCAATAGTTAATAAGAGGATAGCTGTTACACCAATCTCTTTAGTTGTTGGAGGAGCTATAAAGGATTTAGATAAAGAAGGAAAGATAAATGCCTGTGTAGAGGTTGGAGAAGTTTTAGATAAAGCTGCTAAGAAAGTTAAAGTTGATTTTTTAGGAGGATATTCTGCCTTAGTTCATAAAGATGCAACAAAGGAAGATATGGCTTTAATTGACTCAATACCATTTATGATGGAAAAAACTGAAAGAGTTTGCTCATCTGTAAACGTTGCTTCAACAAAGACGGGCATTAACATGGATGCCGTTAAAAGAATGGGAGAAGTTATTAAAGAAACAGCATTTAGGACAGAAAAGGCTATCGGATGTGCTAAACTGGTTGTGTTTGCTAATGCTCCAGAAGACAATCCATTTATGGCTGGGGCATTTCATGGAGTTGGTGAGGGAGATAAGGTTATAAACGTTGGAGTTTCAGGGCCGGGAGTTGTTAGGGCAGTTATTGAAAAACTTCCAGATGCTGACTTTGGAACTTTGGCAAATGAAATTAAAAAAGTTGCCTTCAAAATTACAAGAGTTGGAGAGTTGATTGGTAGAGAGGTCTCTAAAGAGTTGGGAGTTAAGTTTGGGGTTGTAGATTTATCATTGGCTCCTACACCGGCGAGAGGAGATAGTATTGCCAATATATTGGAAGCCATGGGATTGGAGAAGTGTGGAACTCATGGCTCTACAGCGGCTTTGGCTTTATTAAATGATGCAGTTAAAAAAGGAGGGGCTATGGCTACATCTTACGTTGGAGGGTTGAGCGGGGCGTTTATTCCAGTTAGTGAAGATAGCGGAATGGTTGAGGCAGTTGAAGCAGGAGCTTTAAGTTTAGAAAAGTTGGAGGCAATGACCTGCGTTTGCTCTGTTGGTATAGATATGGTTGCAATTCCTGGAGATACGCCAGCATCAACAATATCTGCTATAATAGCGGATGAGATGGCCATTGGAGTTATAAACAATAAAACAACTGCTGTTAGGATAATCCCAGTTCCAGGTAAAAAAGCTGGGGAATATGTTGATTATGGTGGGTTGTTAGGAAAAGCTCCAATTATGGAGGTTAATAAATACTCATCTGAAAAGTTTATTAAAAGAGGAGGAAGAATCCCAGCTCCATTGCAAGCATTAACCAATTAA
- a CDS encoding TM1812 family CRISPR-associated protein: MDKLSFCIDLNYMRGLRESIEEIKKRLNDKNKGRFLKYFIPSLFEFLSMFENCKYNYQFLLNISKWNLEHKKLTQSVSCLLESILTMLTEIYGIEGIPESKEIARMMINKRILTENYQELKRLNDTYLKIREIRNLIAHSDMYSEIDITNFEDRIRNLIIEVENLLNSSEIQELPTKLDLDKLFEYVSEDGDDINMKRILKAIIIIELGKIFNLRSYDLKYIEKLIRRKALTSRYSLLDTLGDIYYKLNSKRFKLNKDEVVGLYNRCKEILSSKDITQITLWISIEEILSL; encoded by the coding sequence TTGGATAAATTATCTTTTTGCATTGATTTAAATTATATGAGAGGATTAAGAGAAAGTATAGAAGAAATTAAAAAGCGATTAAATGATAAAAACAAAGGAAGGTTTCTAAAATACTTTATTCCAAGTTTATTTGAATTTTTATCAATGTTTGAAAACTGCAAATACAACTATCAGTTTTTATTAAACATCTCAAAATGGAATTTAGAACATAAAAAATTAACTCAAAGTGTTTCATGTCTTTTGGAGAGCATATTGACTATGCTAACTGAAATCTATGGAATAGAAGGAATTCCAGAAAGTAAAGAGATTGCCAGAATGATGATAAATAAAAGGATTTTAACTGAAAATTATCAAGAATTAAAGAGATTGAATGATACATATCTAAAAATTAGAGAGATAAGAAATTTAATTGCCCATTCAGATATGTATTCTGAAATAGATATAACAAACTTTGAAGATAGAATAAGAAATTTAATTATTGAGGTTGAAAATCTCTTAAATAGCAGTGAAATACAAGAACTACCAACAAAATTAGACTTAGATAAATTATTTGAGTATGTATCAGAGGATGGAGATGATATTAACATGAAAAGAATTTTAAAGGCCATAATTATAATTGAACTTGGGAAGATATTTAATCTCAGGAGCTATGATTTAAAATACATTGAGAAATTAATTAGACGTAAAGCATTGACATCAAGATACTCTTTGTTAGATACATTAGGAGATATTTATTATAAATTAAACTCTAAGAGATTTAAATTAAACAAGGATGAGGTCGTTGGTTTATACAATAGATGCAAAGAGATATTAAGCTCAAAAGACATAACACAGATAACTTTATGGATTTCGATAGAAGAGATTCTTAGTTTATAG
- the csx2 gene encoding TIGR02221 family CRISPR-associated protein translates to MAKILIFPLGVGDTNENIYKRTYIPIKYRIGNKEIEDRFIISVLIDYLKVDKVIIVGTSRSMWENLYKHYAELVNEFDEEYWRNIGEKVGKSENESCYISEDDLKKIEEVIDKYLKKINPNATGGSKCKIIKYGSNENEILENFDIFMGMIEEINEGDEIYLDITHSFRSIPLFMYLMLEFVQYLKKDVRLKGLYYGMLDAYKRNYATIVDLSPLFEISYWIKGMYDFTNYGNNYLISKLLEKKIKI, encoded by the coding sequence ATGGCTAAAATACTAATTTTCCCTTTAGGGGTTGGAGATACTAATGAAAACATCTATAAAAGAACATACATACCTATAAAATATAGGATTGGAAATAAAGAAATTGAAGACCGATTTATTATTTCAGTTCTAATTGATTATCTGAAGGTAGATAAGGTAATAATCGTAGGAACTTCTCGTTCTATGTGGGAAAATCTCTATAAACACTATGCAGAGCTTGTAAATGAGTTTGATGAAGAATACTGGAGAAATATTGGAGAAAAAGTTGGAAAATCTGAGAACGAGAGTTGCTATATCTCAGAAGATGACTTAAAGAAGATTGAAGAAGTTATTGACAAATATTTAAAGAAAATTAACCCAAATGCCACTGGTGGCTCAAAATGTAAAATTATTAAGTATGGGAGTAATGAAAATGAAATCTTGGAAAATTTTGACATTTTTATGGGAATGATTGAAGAAATAAATGAAGGAGATGAGATTTATTTAGATATAACTCATTCTTTCCGTTCAATACCTTTATTTATGTATCTTATGCTTGAATTTGTTCAGTATTTAAAAAAGGATGTGAGATTAAAGGGGTTATACTATGGTATGTTAGATGCCTATAAAAGAAATTATGCCACAATAGTTGATTTGAGCCCTTTATTTGAAATTTCCTACTGGATAAAGGGAATGTATGACTTTACAAATTATGGAAATAACTATTTAATTTCAAAACTTTTAGAAAAGAAGATAAAGATATAA
- the csx1 gene encoding CRISPR-associated CARF protein Csx1 produces the protein MQKILIAPWGKFDSWSDVIYSFDGVEKESISSISAIYDKIKPDKVFILVLDTLSHLESENYGDIIKEVKEKTENFIKENLEIDNYEVIVCPGVGTFFDKNTKKTYKFLGNLIDYYSFVLYKLAKKLNGDLEVHLDLTHGVNYMPVLTYKAVRELLEILAIKYRAKLVVYNSDPYGNIKTTLNINIVENSHIPARPSLDKITPKFLGINAFVDKNERGKLGKEINQNNKIIELKNMKQNINVFLASFVYALPLIYSTFSVKKEVIEDKVNEIMNIFMSNIVIDSKNRELKRLVKFENGFNALVKAYFTSKISENREFIKDELSLKEIEDMSEILFKLNSLFIKNEVNSICKSIKNYVRKKEKLREWIPLYELFENDELSEFKIRNFLAHGGLERNIVEIYIDIEDDKIEEIKNNNNKNKEVNKYIKEKTLLRYNKSYTNEIELLKQIEKEFCK, from the coding sequence ATGCAGAAAATATTAATTGCTCCATGGGGAAAATTCGATAGCTGGAGTGATGTTATATATTCGTTTGATGGAGTTGAAAAAGAATCTATAAGCTCAATATCTGCAATTTATGATAAAATAAAACCAGATAAAGTTTTTATATTGGTTTTAGACACTTTATCTCATTTAGAATCAGAAAATTATGGAGATATTATAAAAGAAGTTAAAGAAAAGACAGAGAATTTTATAAAAGAAAACTTAGAAATTGATAATTATGAAGTAATCGTATGTCCCGGAGTTGGAACATTTTTTGATAAAAACACAAAGAAGACATATAAATTCTTAGGTAATTTGATAGATTACTATTCTTTTGTTCTCTATAAATTAGCAAAAAAGCTAAATGGGGATTTAGAAGTTCATCTGGATTTAACTCATGGAGTAAATTACATGCCAGTATTAACATATAAGGCGGTAAGAGAACTCTTGGAGATTTTAGCAATAAAGTATAGAGCTAAGTTAGTCGTTTATAATTCGGATCCATATGGTAACATAAAAACAACATTAAATATTAACATCGTTGAAAATAGTCATATCCCTGCACGACCTTCATTGGATAAAATTACACCCAAATTTTTGGGAATAAATGCCTTTGTAGATAAAAATGAACGAGGAAAATTAGGAAAAGAAATAAATCAAAATAATAAAATAATTGAACTAAAAAATATGAAACAGAATATAAACGTATTTTTAGCATCTTTCGTTTATGCTCTACCATTAATTTACTCTACATTCTCTGTTAAAAAGGAAGTTATTGAAGATAAAGTAAATGAAATTATGAATATCTTCATGTCAAATATAGTGATAGATAGCAAAAATAGAGAACTAAAAAGGCTTGTAAAATTTGAAAATGGTTTTAATGCATTGGTTAAAGCATATTTTACATCAAAGATTAGCGAAAATAGGGAATTTATCAAAGATGAACTGTCTTTAAAGGAAATCGAAGATATGAGTGAAATTTTATTTAAGTTAAATTCTCTGTTTATTAAAAATGAAGTTAATAGCATATGCAAAAGCATTAAGAATTATGTTAGAAAAAAAGAGAAACTAAGAGAATGGATACCTCTGTATGAATTATTTGAAAATGATGAGTTAAGTGAATTCAAAATTAGAAACTTTTTAGCCCATGGAGGGTTAGAACGGAATATTGTGGAAATATACATAGATATTGAGGATGACAAGATAGAAGAAATAAAAAATAATAATAACAAAAACAAGGAAGTTAATAAATATATAAAAGAAAAAACCCTCCTTAGATACAATAAAAGTTATACCAATGAGATTGAACTACTAAAACAGATTGAAAAAGAGTTTTGTAAATAA
- the csm5 gene encoding type III-A CRISPR-associated RAMP protein Csm5 translates to MEVKCEILTPLFIGCGDEYTPLDYFIEDGKAKIVNLEKVIANLKDIEKINYISQLIMSNISGNRSEINVKELLESVGLNPEDKNYIIREIECEIKSDSRTRVKKFINQNNMYYIPGSSIKGAIRTAYVFNYYYNGRIKELLNILANREISFDEKGKVIVENAISKKISEDFFKYLIVSDSISLDGEEFKFINTKRWNFRTKRFGVKVDVEAMTKGTFNIKIKIDDKFFEEIGKKLKISYKIKDEEEKFEKLKEICNNFSKAVVEFELKRNNPVYVEGFYERLLADINKNDAIYLNLGFGGGFLTKTIYPLLWKYDKGNKNFRMIKSIFLALSGRNKNLKNAWLKANSYLDFPTTKTVYFKNDSAVAPMGWIRMEMVK, encoded by the coding sequence ATGGAAGTTAAATGTGAAATTCTAACTCCTCTATTTATTGGTTGTGGGGATGAATACACTCCCTTAGATTACTTTATTGAAGATGGAAAGGCAAAGATTGTTAATTTGGAAAAAGTCATAGCTAACTTAAAAGATATAGAGAAGATAAACTACATATCACAACTAATAATGTCAAATATCTCTGGAAATCGGTCAGAGATTAATGTAAAAGAGTTATTGGAGAGTGTTGGCTTAAATCCAGAAGATAAAAATTATATTATAAGGGAAATTGAATGTGAGATAAAAAGTGATAGCAGAACAAGGGTTAAAAAATTTATTAACCAAAATAATATGTATTATATTCCAGGAAGTTCTATAAAAGGAGCTATACGGACAGCTTATGTATTTAACTACTATTATAATGGGAGAATTAAGGAGTTGTTAAATATTTTAGCCAATAGAGAAATTAGCTTCGATGAAAAAGGAAAAGTTATTGTTGAGAATGCAATATCAAAAAAGATTTCTGAAGATTTCTTTAAATATTTAATAGTTTCTGACAGCATCTCTTTAGATGGAGAAGAGTTTAAATTCATAAACACTAAAAGATGGAATTTTAGGACTAAAAGATTTGGAGTTAAGGTTGATGTAGAAGCAATGACAAAAGGGACTTTCAATATAAAAATAAAGATTGATGATAAATTCTTTGAAGAAATTGGAAAGAAATTAAAAATTAGCTATAAAATAAAAGATGAAGAAGAGAAATTTGAAAAGTTAAAAGAAATTTGTAACAATTTCTCTAAGGCTGTAGTTGAATTTGAATTAAAGAGAAACAACCCAGTCTACGTTGAAGGATTTTATGAAAGATTATTAGCTGATATAAACAAAAATGATGCTATCTATTTAAATTTAGGATTTGGGGGAGGATTTTTAACAAAAACAATCTATCCATTACTATGGAAGTATGATAAAGGCAATAAAAACTTTAGAATGATTAAAAGCATCTTCTTAGCTTTAAGTGGAAGAAATAAGAATTTGAAAAATGCTTGGTTAAAGGCAAATAGTTATTTAGATTTCCCAACAACAAAAACAGTTTATTTCAAAAATGACTCAGCTGTAGCTCCAATGGGATGGATTAGAATGGAAATGGTGAAATAA
- the csm4 gene encoding type III-A CRISPR-associated RAMP protein Csm4, giving the protein MKMVVLIPKPNSKFHFGEGSLEESNYIFHSNSLFSAIVNNYIKLYGEEKFRKDLKKLKNIRLSSLFFKIKDIYLIPKPEYPRFYILKKIVEGIKPKDIKKIQFFSIKAYKEFLEGRLEWNEDKLKEIIDKQLISRKILISDDETEIIRETFKIKENESLKDAKVNLFSKIVEQKVVIDRIKNTSLEIEGKGQLYNVEFIKLHPNVEFYFLIDYQTDDKEFIERVEASIRLIEDEGLGGERSSGAGFFEKVEILELPKDFKDIFSNYNNLDYSMTLGVGIPNKNDIGKIEYYKLMEIGGYIHSASILIRPSNDSEKGKKALTTPKRNILALTEGSIVKRNFEGKTENIAPKNFKHEVYAHGKPILLPFTFKGDENGS; this is encoded by the coding sequence ATGAAAATGGTAGTTTTAATACCAAAACCAAATAGTAAATTTCATTTTGGGGAGGGTAGCTTAGAAGAGAGCAATTATATTTTTCATTCAAATAGCTTATTCTCTGCAATCGTAAATAACTATATTAAACTCTATGGAGAAGAGAAATTTAGGAAAGATTTAAAAAAACTAAAAAATATTAGGTTGTCATCTTTATTCTTTAAAATAAAAGATATTTACTTGATACCAAAACCTGAATATCCAAGATTCTACATTCTAAAAAAGATTGTTGAGGGAATTAAACCTAAAGACATTAAAAAGATTCAATTTTTCTCAATAAAGGCATATAAAGAGTTTTTAGAAGGGAGATTAGAATGGAATGAGGATAAATTGAAAGAGATTATTGATAAACAGTTAATAAGCAGAAAGATATTAATCTCTGATGATGAAACCGAAATCATAAGGGAGACATTTAAAATTAAGGAAAATGAAAGCTTAAAAGATGCAAAAGTAAATTTATTTTCAAAAATTGTTGAACAAAAAGTAGTAATAGACAGAATAAAAAATACAAGCTTGGAAATAGAAGGAAAAGGGCAGTTATATAATGTTGAATTTATAAAACTTCATCCAAATGTTGAATTTTACTTTTTAATTGACTATCAAACTGATGACAAAGAATTCATTGAAAGAGTTGAAGCCTCAATTAGGTTGATAGAAGATGAAGGTTTAGGGGGAGAAAGGAGTTCTGGGGCTGGATTCTTTGAAAAAGTTGAGATATTGGAATTGCCTAAAGATTTTAAAGATATCTTTAGTAATTACAATAATTTAGATTACTCTATGACATTGGGCGTGGGAATTCCAAATAAAAACGACATTGGGAAAATTGAATACTATAAATTAATGGAAATTGGTGGATATATACACTCAGCAAGTATTTTAATAAGGCCATCAAATGATTCAGAAAAAGGTAAAAAAGCTCTAACAACACCAAAAAGAAATATTTTAGCTTTAACTGAGGGTTCTATTGTTAAAAGAAACTTTGAAGGAAAAACTGAAAATATAGCTCCAAAGAACTTTAAACATGAAGTGTATGCCCATGGAAAACCAATATTGCTCCCATTTACATTTAAGGGGGATGAAAATGGAAGTTAA
- the csm3 gene encoding type III-A CRISPR-associated RAMP protein Csm3 — protein MEIKSSYTLKGKIIIEGVIEAQTGLHIGGLSDTLKIGGTDLPVIKDSYGRIFIPGSSLKGKIRSLLEKKEGKAKVKIKFYKIVKKDNKEKKEYTREIECKLNELTDDKLKLEGDEQGYEISAMPCDCGICYICKIFGPHNSKNIKEPVRIIVRDSYLVKKIDGGYKIIDKKEDKDEYYEHLEIKPENVIDRVKGTAQHPRFIERVVAGSKFKFEIVFNVYKENDKDLIEKFIEGMKLLEDDYLGGSGSRGYGKIKFEELKIINKPIDYYKGNTNALSKKEANDLDDLTVKLDEIWNY, from the coding sequence ATGGAGATTAAAAGTAGTTACACTTTAAAAGGAAAAATAATAATTGAAGGGGTTATTGAAGCTCAAACTGGACTGCATATTGGTGGTTTGAGTGATACCTTAAAAATTGGTGGGACTGACTTACCAGTAATAAAAGATTCTTATGGAAGGATATTCATTCCAGGAAGTTCATTAAAAGGAAAAATTAGAAGTTTATTAGAGAAAAAAGAAGGGAAAGCTAAAGTTAAAATTAAATTTTACAAAATTGTTAAAAAAGATAACAAGGAAAAAAAAGAATATACAAGAGAAATTGAATGTAAATTAAATGAATTAACTGATGATAAATTAAAATTAGAAGGTGACGAACAAGGCTATGAAATAAGTGCAATGCCCTGTGATTGTGGAATATGTTATATTTGTAAGATATTTGGGCCACATAATTCAAAAAATATTAAAGAACCCGTTAGGATAATAGTCAGAGATTCATACCTTGTAAAAAAAATAGATGGAGGATACAAAATAATTGATAAAAAAGAAGATAAAGACGAATATTATGAACATTTAGAAATAAAACCAGAGAACGTCATTGATAGAGTAAAAGGAACAGCTCAACATCCAAGATTCATAGAAAGAGTTGTTGCAGGAAGTAAATTTAAATTTGAAATTGTATTCAACGTATATAAAGAAAATGATAAAGATTTGATTGAAAAATTCATTGAAGGAATGAAGTTGTTAGAAGATGACTATTTAGGGGGTTCTGGAAGTAGAGGTTATGGAAAGATAAAGTTTGAAGAGTTAAAGATAATAAATAAGCCAATTGACTATTATAAAGGAAATACTAATGCTCTATCTAAAAAAGAAGCTAATGATTTGGATGACTTAACAGTAAAATTAGATGAAATTTGGAATTATTAA
- the csm2 gene encoding type III-A CRISPR-associated protein Csm2, whose product MAKSKNVIIDKNTVTTILELDDSKIVDFLNLAENFAKNNLSGITFTKLRKFYDYVDRIDVNDKEWFIKFGLLKPKIAYHIGKEKRNRALMELEKLVNSVFNELGNEKDEDKKKTKFLNFKEFFEAVVAYRRAIEGK is encoded by the coding sequence ATGGCAAAATCTAAAAATGTAATAATAGATAAGAATACAGTAACCACAATTTTAGAATTAGATGATTCTAAAATTGTAGATTTTTTAAATTTAGCTGAAAATTTCGCTAAAAATAATTTAAGTGGAATAACATTCACTAAATTAAGAAAATTCTATGATTATGTAGATAGAATCGATGTGAATGATAAAGAATGGTTTATCAAATTTGGACTTTTAAAACCAAAGATTGCCTACCATATAGGTAAAGAAAAGAGAAATAGGGCATTAATGGAACTTGAAAAGCTTGTAAATAGTGTGTTTAATGAGTTAGGTAATGAAAAAGATGAAGATAAGAAAAAAACAAAATTTTTAAATTTCAAAGAGTTCTTTGAGGCAGTAGTTGCATATAGAAGAGCTATTGAAGGTAAATAA